From a region of the Mercurialis annua linkage group LG1-X, ddMerAnnu1.2, whole genome shotgun sequence genome:
- the LOC126683191 gene encoding uncharacterized protein LOC126683191 isoform X1, translated as MLVAMTTIDLSFVIRFDGSIVNSPRGVEYFGGSYVQVPLTGRINFQQLIDICGSAITSAVGPVEISKIYFRVPHFQGEQIYSYSLMDVQGDPHVCAIQTEACRMPALRFLELYVEYRKAVVEDISIDQLHISASSESERDSEEEGEHDHYETEVENMEDILIAAELGNTVYQSRLPAHVRRVDLEDFDVDLDSWEKQKVEWERGMEFEEGMTFSSRDAVRACAVTYSVDNGREFQSCRTTLKTLVLVCKHKEICPWWLRATLLKKTNTWTLTKYIGPHICDMQVSVRHHRNFGIAQIANYIKTQVLGQRDIRIKTLIAGLLEFTGVALLYKRVWYGKERAISSVYGDWEYNYSQLTKFMDNVVKVNPGSFWHGEGPISECGGLQCRIFERMFWTFFPMVDEFPFCKPILFIDGTHLYGKFKMHMLIASAIDGNNHIMPVAFALVESESIASFEYFLGHLRDQVLRNRKVAIVSDRAPGLISVLRRPEWDDVDQFFCIRHLMANFHSLIGNRELKDLAEKAGRAFQEKKYNACIESMRIRSAEGHAYLTNTEHLRPEQWTMCHDKKGQRNGVMTTNYAESVNAMLKNIRGLPITAMIEAIFDKLSDTFVRRWDMYKDLIAKGVMFTPICIAHIKKATLKARYHSCKKYNSDNMTCRVTTKKDNQRNKGGNIQKVNLKKRRCSCGKFQHRKLPCSHAMAVIHDQKLNPHDFIRWRYRTENAIQVWNTPFKQLPDGKMWIASREIPFIPDVNRIRAKGRPVNRRIRNDMDQTYREDSSPNFCSMEAPLHSPRRHHLRLIQYLRTSPLTVVPLLPPFSHHPRHRHLQPSSTEDYLKRTCPILKRLQ; from the exons ATGCTTGTAGCAATGACGACAATCGATTTGTCGTTTGTGATACGGTTTGACGGTAGTATTGTAAACTCTCCCCGCGGAGTAGAATATTTTGGGGGTAGttatgtgcaagtgccgttgaCTGGAAGAATAAATTTCCAACAGTTGATTGATATTTGTGGATCGGCAATAACCAGTGCTGTGGGCCCGGTGGAGATCAGTAAGATATATTTTCGGGTTCCTCATTTTCAAGGGGAACAAATATATTCATATTCCTTAATGGATGTCCAGGGCGACCCACATGTATGTGCTATTCAGACCGAGGCATGTCGCATGCCAGCACTAAGATTTTTAGAGTTGTACGTGGAGTACCGCAAGGCGGTTGTTGAAGATATTTCTATTGATCAACTGCATATATCTGCTTCTAGTGAGTCGGAGAGGGACAGTGAGGAAGAAGGAGAACACGATCACTACGAGACCGAAGTGGAGAATATGGAAGACATACTCATTGCTGCTGAACTTGGTAATACAGTGTACCAGTCCCGACTGCCGGCACATGTTAGACGTGTAGATCTCGAAGACTTCGACGTCGACTTGGACTCATGGGAAAAGCAGAAAGTTGAGTGGGAGAGGGGGATGGAGTTTGAAGAAGGGATGACTTTCTCGAGCCGAGATGCTGTTCGGGCTTGTGCTGTTACCTATTCGGTGGACAATGGAAGAGAGTTTCAGAGTTGTCGGACGACGCTGAAAACGTTGGTTCTCGTTTGCAAGCACAAAGAGATATGCCCATGGTGGCTGCGTGCCACACTTCTTAAGAAAACCAACACATGGACGTTGACAAAATATATCGGGCCACACATATGCGATATGCAAGTGTCAGTTCGTCACCACCGAAATTTTGGGATTGCTCAGATCGCCAATTATATTAAGACGCAAGTGCTAGGTCAGCGTGACATACGGATCAAGACGTTGATTGCGGGACTACTTGAATTTACCGGAGTAGCTCTTCTGTATAAAAGGGTGTGGTACGGCAAAGAGAGGGCAATCTCCAGCGTTTATGGGGACTGGGAATACAATTACAGTCAACTGACAAAGTTCATGGATAATGTGGTGAAAGTGAATCCTGGATCGTTCTGGCATGGCGAAG GTCCAATATCCGAGTGTGGCGGGCTTCAATGTAGAATTTTCGAACGGATGTTCTGGACGTTCTTCCCGATGGTGGACGAATTTCCGTTTTGCAAGCCAATTCTATTCATCGACGGCACTCACTTATACGGAAAATTTAAGATGCACATGTTGATAGCTTCGGCGATAGATGGCAACAACCATATAATGCCGGTGGCTTTTGCGCTCGTAGAATCCGAATCCATTGCCAGTTTTGAATATTTCCTGGGTCATCTCCGAGATCAAGTCTTACGCAATCGCAAGGTTGCCATCGTTTCTGATCGTGCTCCCGGATTAATTTCCGTTTTGAGACGTCCGGAGTGGGACGACGTCGATCAGTTTTTCTGCATAAGGCATTTAATGGCCAATTTCCACTCTTTAATCGGAAATAGGGAGTTGAAGGACTTGGCTGAGAAAGCGG GTCGGGCCTTTCAAGAGAAGAAGTACAACGCATGCATTGAGAGCATGAGGATAAGATCGGCAGAAGGGCATGCATACTTGACCAACACAGAACATTTGAGACCCGAGCAGTGGACTATGTGTCATGACAAAAAAGGGCAACGAAACGGGGTTATGACAACGAACTACGCCGAGTCCGTTAATGCGATGCTGAAGAATATAAGGGGCCTTCCTATCACAGCAATGATAGAGGCTATCTTTGACAAGCTCAGTGATACGTTTGTCCGGCGTTGGGACATGTATAAAGACCTAATCGCCAAAGGCGTCATGTTTACTCCGATCTGCATCGCGCACATCAAAAAGGCAACGCTAAAGGCCCGCTACCATAGTTGCAAGAAATATAACTCGGACAACATGACTTGCAGGGTGACCACCAAGAAGGACAATCAGCGGAATAAGGGAGGTAATATTCAAAAGGTCAACCTTAAAAAAAGGAGGTGCTCGTGCGGAAAGTTTCAACACCGTAAATTGCCCTGCTCCCATGCCATGGCAGTCATTCACGATCAGAAGTTGAACCCCCACGACTTCATCAGGTGGCGCTATAGAACCGAGAATGCCATTCAAGTCTGGAATACTCCGTTTAAACAGTTACCTGACGGCAAGATGTGGATTGCTTCTCGGGAGATACCTTTCATCCCAGATGTTAACAGGATAAGAGCGAAGGGGCGACCGGTAAACAGACGGATCAGGAATGACATGGACCAGACCTATAGGGAGGACAGTAGCCCTAACTTTTGTAGTATGGAAGCACCTCTTCACAGCCCGAGGCGCCACCATCTTCGTCTTATTCAGTACCTCAGGACTTCTCCACTTACGGTGGTTCCGCTTTTACCCCCTTTCAGCCACCACCCCCGACACAGACACCTCCAGCCCAGCAGTACGGAGGACTATTTGAAGAGAACTTGTCCTATCCTCAAACGCCTGCAGTAG
- the LOC126683191 gene encoding uncharacterized protein LOC126683191 isoform X2, producing the protein MTTIDLSFVIRFDGSIVNSPRGVEYFGGSYVQVPLTGRINFQQLIDICGSAITSAVGPVEISKIYFRVPHFQGEQIYSYSLMDVQGDPHVCAIQTEACRMPALRFLELYVEYRKAVVEDISIDQLHISASSESERDSEEEGEHDHYETEVENMEDILIAAELGNTVYQSRLPAHVRRVDLEDFDVDLDSWEKQKVEWERGMEFEEGMTFSSRDAVRACAVTYSVDNGREFQSCRTTLKTLVLVCKHKEICPWWLRATLLKKTNTWTLTKYIGPHICDMQVSVRHHRNFGIAQIANYIKTQVLGQRDIRIKTLIAGLLEFTGVALLYKRVWYGKERAISSVYGDWEYNYSQLTKFMDNVVKVNPGSFWHGEGPISECGGLQCRIFERMFWTFFPMVDEFPFCKPILFIDGTHLYGKFKMHMLIASAIDGNNHIMPVAFALVESESIASFEYFLGHLRDQVLRNRKVAIVSDRAPGLISVLRRPEWDDVDQFFCIRHLMANFHSLIGNRELKDLAEKAGRAFQEKKYNACIESMRIRSAEGHAYLTNTEHLRPEQWTMCHDKKGQRNGVMTTNYAESVNAMLKNIRGLPITAMIEAIFDKLSDTFVRRWDMYKDLIAKGVMFTPICIAHIKKATLKARYHSCKKYNSDNMTCRVTTKKDNQRNKGGNIQKVNLKKRRCSCGKFQHRKLPCSHAMAVIHDQKLNPHDFIRWRYRTENAIQVWNTPFKQLPDGKMWIASREIPFIPDVNRIRAKGRPVNRRIRNDMDQTYREDSSPNFCSMEAPLHSPRRHHLRLIQYLRTSPLTVVPLLPPFSHHPRHRHLQPSSTEDYLKRTCPILKRLQ; encoded by the exons ATGACGACAATCGATTTGTCGTTTGTGATACGGTTTGACGGTAGTATTGTAAACTCTCCCCGCGGAGTAGAATATTTTGGGGGTAGttatgtgcaagtgccgttgaCTGGAAGAATAAATTTCCAACAGTTGATTGATATTTGTGGATCGGCAATAACCAGTGCTGTGGGCCCGGTGGAGATCAGTAAGATATATTTTCGGGTTCCTCATTTTCAAGGGGAACAAATATATTCATATTCCTTAATGGATGTCCAGGGCGACCCACATGTATGTGCTATTCAGACCGAGGCATGTCGCATGCCAGCACTAAGATTTTTAGAGTTGTACGTGGAGTACCGCAAGGCGGTTGTTGAAGATATTTCTATTGATCAACTGCATATATCTGCTTCTAGTGAGTCGGAGAGGGACAGTGAGGAAGAAGGAGAACACGATCACTACGAGACCGAAGTGGAGAATATGGAAGACATACTCATTGCTGCTGAACTTGGTAATACAGTGTACCAGTCCCGACTGCCGGCACATGTTAGACGTGTAGATCTCGAAGACTTCGACGTCGACTTGGACTCATGGGAAAAGCAGAAAGTTGAGTGGGAGAGGGGGATGGAGTTTGAAGAAGGGATGACTTTCTCGAGCCGAGATGCTGTTCGGGCTTGTGCTGTTACCTATTCGGTGGACAATGGAAGAGAGTTTCAGAGTTGTCGGACGACGCTGAAAACGTTGGTTCTCGTTTGCAAGCACAAAGAGATATGCCCATGGTGGCTGCGTGCCACACTTCTTAAGAAAACCAACACATGGACGTTGACAAAATATATCGGGCCACACATATGCGATATGCAAGTGTCAGTTCGTCACCACCGAAATTTTGGGATTGCTCAGATCGCCAATTATATTAAGACGCAAGTGCTAGGTCAGCGTGACATACGGATCAAGACGTTGATTGCGGGACTACTTGAATTTACCGGAGTAGCTCTTCTGTATAAAAGGGTGTGGTACGGCAAAGAGAGGGCAATCTCCAGCGTTTATGGGGACTGGGAATACAATTACAGTCAACTGACAAAGTTCATGGATAATGTGGTGAAAGTGAATCCTGGATCGTTCTGGCATGGCGAAG GTCCAATATCCGAGTGTGGCGGGCTTCAATGTAGAATTTTCGAACGGATGTTCTGGACGTTCTTCCCGATGGTGGACGAATTTCCGTTTTGCAAGCCAATTCTATTCATCGACGGCACTCACTTATACGGAAAATTTAAGATGCACATGTTGATAGCTTCGGCGATAGATGGCAACAACCATATAATGCCGGTGGCTTTTGCGCTCGTAGAATCCGAATCCATTGCCAGTTTTGAATATTTCCTGGGTCATCTCCGAGATCAAGTCTTACGCAATCGCAAGGTTGCCATCGTTTCTGATCGTGCTCCCGGATTAATTTCCGTTTTGAGACGTCCGGAGTGGGACGACGTCGATCAGTTTTTCTGCATAAGGCATTTAATGGCCAATTTCCACTCTTTAATCGGAAATAGGGAGTTGAAGGACTTGGCTGAGAAAGCGG GTCGGGCCTTTCAAGAGAAGAAGTACAACGCATGCATTGAGAGCATGAGGATAAGATCGGCAGAAGGGCATGCATACTTGACCAACACAGAACATTTGAGACCCGAGCAGTGGACTATGTGTCATGACAAAAAAGGGCAACGAAACGGGGTTATGACAACGAACTACGCCGAGTCCGTTAATGCGATGCTGAAGAATATAAGGGGCCTTCCTATCACAGCAATGATAGAGGCTATCTTTGACAAGCTCAGTGATACGTTTGTCCGGCGTTGGGACATGTATAAAGACCTAATCGCCAAAGGCGTCATGTTTACTCCGATCTGCATCGCGCACATCAAAAAGGCAACGCTAAAGGCCCGCTACCATAGTTGCAAGAAATATAACTCGGACAACATGACTTGCAGGGTGACCACCAAGAAGGACAATCAGCGGAATAAGGGAGGTAATATTCAAAAGGTCAACCTTAAAAAAAGGAGGTGCTCGTGCGGAAAGTTTCAACACCGTAAATTGCCCTGCTCCCATGCCATGGCAGTCATTCACGATCAGAAGTTGAACCCCCACGACTTCATCAGGTGGCGCTATAGAACCGAGAATGCCATTCAAGTCTGGAATACTCCGTTTAAACAGTTACCTGACGGCAAGATGTGGATTGCTTCTCGGGAGATACCTTTCATCCCAGATGTTAACAGGATAAGAGCGAAGGGGCGACCGGTAAACAGACGGATCAGGAATGACATGGACCAGACCTATAGGGAGGACAGTAGCCCTAACTTTTGTAGTATGGAAGCACCTCTTCACAGCCCGAGGCGCCACCATCTTCGTCTTATTCAGTACCTCAGGACTTCTCCACTTACGGTGGTTCCGCTTTTACCCCCTTTCAGCCACCACCCCCGACACAGACACCTCCAGCCCAGCAGTACGGAGGACTATTTGAAGAGAACTTGTCCTATCCTCAAACGCCTGCAGTAG